In Desulfovibrio inopinatus DSM 10711, the sequence ACAGAAAGAAACGGTCTAAAATGGTTTTTTAACCGAGTCAATAAGGAAGACACCATGAATGATCCCTTGAACACGTATTATCGAGGCCGATTAGAACAAACCGCAAAGGCCTTGCAGAAGAATCAATTTGATGCTCATGTTTTTGACACCGTGCAAGACGCACAGGACTTTCTCCTTAATACCATTATCCCTACATCCAAACCGAAGAGCATTGCGTTTGGCGGCTCGACGACACTTGTTTCAACCGGCATGTTCGATGCTATAAAAAAGGTTGAAGGTACCGAAATCCTCGACACATACGACCCTTCAGTCCCACGCGACGAATTCATTGAGCGTCGGCGCCAAGCCCTGCTCTCGGACCTCTTTGTGACGAGTACGAACGCTGTGAGTGAAGACGGTGCACTGATCAATCTCGATGGAACAGGCAATCGTGTTGCGGCCATCGCCTTTGGTCCCAAGCAGGTCGTCATTGTGGCGGGAAGAAACAAACTCGTTTCGGACACTCACGCCGGACTTGACCGCGTTACGGAAATTGCCGCTCCAGTCAACGCCATGCGCCTGGACCGTAAAACACCATGCACGAAAACTCTACACTGTGAAGACTGCTCCAGCCCTGAGCGCATTTGCAATGTCTGGACGATCTCGGTCAAGTCGTCCCCACCGAAACGTATTATTGTGTTGCTTGTCAACGAAGATATCGGCTTCTAAACGATTTTTCTCCGTTCAGTTTGACTACGCATTTTTCCAGAGCATAATCATCCCAAACAGGCAGGCTGATACGCCAAGAATGGGATGACGCATCATCACTGCGGCGGCGACGAGACAACAGCATCCTCCTATCGTCACCGCCGCATATATTCTCCATGGCAAGTGGTGCTTCCACCCTCCTCCAACACATGCCACAAGCAGCATGGTCGTGCCTCCCCAGAGAAAAATATCCCGTATCATGCTTCGTCCCGAATCAGCTCTCCAAATTCGCCTTAAGCCGATTCATAATCGTCGCAGCATTATAACTACTGCGCACTCTGGGTCCACTGAACACATACGGAATACCAGCCGCGTGTCCAAACTCCGCATACGCATCAAACGTTTCAGGAAAAACATAGCGATCCGGTTCACGATGTTTACGACTTGGAGAAAGATACTGGCCAATCGTCACGATGTCACAGTCGATACCGGCCAGTTGAACCAGTGTTTGTCTGACTTGCTCATCGTCTTCACCAAGGCCGACCATAAGACCGCTTTTCGTCAAGAGCCCCGGCGAGAGCTTTTTAACCAGAGAAAGAACGCCTAAACTCCGTTCAAAATTCGCCTGAGGACGGATAAGGGGCTGCAATTCAACAACAGTTTCCACATTATGATTAATGATATCAGGCTCTGCTGCAATGACACACTCCAAAGCATCGCTATCCGCCTTGAAATCCGGAATAAGCACTTCCACACTGGCTCCAGGCAACGCCTTGTGCACAGCTCGGATGGTTGCGGCAAAATGCGCAGCTCCTCCATCAACAAGGTCATCACGAGTCACCGATGTAATAACGACATGCTTCGCCCCAAGCTCAACAGCGGCTTCAGCAACCCGATTCGGCTCACCGGGATCAAGCGGTTGCGGAGTGACTGGACGCGCTCCTGCAATATTACAAAATGTACAGAACCGGGTACAGATTTCGCCCATGATGAGAAATGTTGCGGATTTTTTTTCATAGCATTCAAATATATTGGGGCATCTGGCGTTTTCACACACAGTATGAAGCCCTTTTTTTGCGACAAGCCCTTTTGTCTCGGCAAAATCAGAACTTCCGGGCAGGCGCACCCGCAGCCAGGGGGGAAGGCGTTTACGTTTCAAGGAAGTATTCGAAGAAGATGCGGACACAATCACGTTTCACCTTTTGTATATCAACGACCTGTTCAAGCCCCAAACGCAGCCGTTCAAGTTCAGTCGTCGAGCTTCCTCATCGGAAATCCGTAGACTCTCACGACCGCCATTGCGGCCAAACGTGATAACGGGTTCGTGCTCCAACACAAATATGGTCTCTTTTTCATTGAAGCACACCGCAGCATGAGTGACAAGCTGGCGGTCCAATGCTGTCTCATAATCAATGAGTCCTCAATCAATGACGTTTGGGGTATGGACGTTTTGCTGAATCATTGTCTCGCGTGGATCGAGGTTGTTGAATCTGGGCTCCTACCAAAGGAAGACCGCTTTTTTCATCTTTCCCCAGGGTCTCAAGCCCATCCAGGCGAATCACATCGCCTTGTTTCCAGGATTGGACAATGTCACCCATGGCGACGACAAGCCCCCCCTCGGCGCAAACATAACGCCCCATGGCCCCCGTCCCACCAAGGCGCAATGGGAACGCATCGGAGAGAACGCGTCCCAAACGGAGCCCGGAATTTTCTGTATCATGCTCAACCGTTTCCCGATTTCCAATATCGAGATATGATAGTCCAGCCCGTTCCTTGTGCAGTCCCGCTCGTTTGGACAAATCACGTAACCATGACGGAGCCTGTTTAGCCGGCATGATAAAATGGCACCACCCTTTCGACATGCGATTACCATAAGGGCAAGAGCCGGTATGAGTGCATGGTCCTTTTATTGGGGCCCCTAATTCAATGAAGGCGTCACGCAAGCGAGCGAGGTTGCCCGAAGCCATACGCGTACCCGGTTCGACAAAAAGTATGCGACCAGGTTGGGCCGGACCAAACAGAAATTTTTCAGCAACGGCATAGAGTTCACTTTCATTCCCGCCCTGCCGGGAAAATCCGACAAACTCGTTAACGACATTGACAGC encodes:
- a CDS encoding lactate utilization protein, which encodes MNDPLNTYYRGRLEQTAKALQKNQFDAHVFDTVQDAQDFLLNTIIPTSKPKSIAFGGSTTLVSTGMFDAIKKVEGTEILDTYDPSVPRDEFIERRRQALLSDLFVTSTNAVSEDGALINLDGTGNRVAAIAFGPKQVVIVAGRNKLVSDTHAGLDRVTEIAAPVNAMRLDRKTPCTKTLHCEDCSSPERICNVWTISVKSSPPKRIIVLLVNEDIGF
- the lipA gene encoding lipoyl synthase, which translates into the protein MSASSSNTSLKRKRLPPWLRVRLPGSSDFAETKGLVAKKGLHTVCENARCPNIFECYEKKSATFLIMGEICTRFCTFCNIAGARPVTPQPLDPGEPNRVAEAAVELGAKHVVITSVTRDDLVDGGAAHFAATIRAVHKALPGASVEVLIPDFKADSDALECVIAAEPDIINHNVETVVELQPLIRPQANFERSLGVLSLVKKLSPGLLTKSGLMVGLGEDDEQVRQTLVQLAGIDCDIVTIGQYLSPSRKHREPDRYVFPETFDAYAEFGHAAGIPYVFSGPRVRSSYNAATIMNRLKANLES
- a CDS encoding small ribosomal subunit Rsm22 family protein gives rise to the protein MLHSRLFAGVHTDRATALDHYITVIDAVLGLKRKHAAALPDNIKSLSDALTSRRGEGLRSNYMADPRILSAYVSYFLPWNLFRLVSILPGLDLQLPEKSVIVDLGSGPLTFVQALYLARPDLRRQKLVFHCYDTAGAALKMGKDLFFELVKRTEGPEAKSAWHIEIEQAPLQAGLTKRADLVVAVNVVNEFVGFSRQGGNESELYAVAEKFLFGPAQPGRILFVEPGTRMASGNLARLRDAFIELGAPIKGPCTHTGSCPYGNRMSKGWCHFIMPAKQAPSWLRDLSKRAGLHKERAGLSYLDIGNRETVEHDTENSGLRLGRVLSDAFPLRLGGTGAMGRYVCAEGGLVVAMGDIVQSWKQGDVIRLDGLETLGKDEKSGLPLVGAQIQQPRSTRDNDSAKRPYPKRH